From Pseudoalteromonas rubra, one genomic window encodes:
- a CDS encoding GMC family oxidoreductase yields MTECSPEFDVVIVGSGAGGGASAYALVQKGLKVLLLESGRAFNPQSDYKLHQADWETRQFPHDTGTEFEVSFAKMQRLENRYAILKSWNHNGGYLSQSPFRAGWKYHHVAGLGGSTLQYTGEAHRLNPKSMRMKSSFGVASDWPLSYEDLEPFYVRAENVLGVSGPARQTYRPRSAAYPLPPHRQNHSSRYLGQSFEKLKLNWEPNSVAILSKPYDGRPSCNYCGNCNRGCPRRDKGSVDVTFLAKARTYENLTVRTNCTVIQLIQGSDSRIHSLVYADENDVIVKVKVSTIVLSAGPIQTPRLLLSSASEHAPNGIANSSGQVGKNLMETLSFVSSAIASENIESFKGLPSDHICWTYNNPDAVEGAIGGCRFSITAAEADFNGPLSYAKRVAAGWGLFHKQQMKEYFGKVLSIGGVAEKLPNAGSYVSLDPKKRDKYGTPLPLIHSEISENDAKLLLFMRNKCREILSTAGVTKVFEEFSSYDFFNSTQTLGTCRMGNNKNESVVDEYCRSHDVHNLYIVDSSVFPSSGGGEAPSLTIQALALRTADHIAQNKLEMCEIS; encoded by the coding sequence ATGACCGAGTGCAGTCCAGAATTTGATGTTGTCATCGTTGGGAGCGGAGCTGGCGGTGGCGCGAGTGCTTACGCTTTAGTGCAAAAGGGATTGAAAGTACTCTTGTTAGAGTCTGGTAGAGCCTTTAATCCACAAAGCGACTACAAACTGCATCAAGCAGACTGGGAAACTAGACAGTTTCCCCACGATACAGGCACTGAATTTGAGGTGTCATTTGCTAAGATGCAAAGACTAGAAAACCGTTATGCGATACTAAAATCATGGAACCATAACGGTGGCTACCTGAGTCAATCTCCATTTCGAGCAGGTTGGAAATACCATCATGTTGCCGGGCTGGGCGGTAGTACATTACAGTACACTGGAGAAGCACACCGTCTGAACCCTAAATCAATGAGGATGAAATCGTCATTTGGCGTTGCCTCAGACTGGCCGTTGAGCTATGAAGATTTGGAGCCTTTTTATGTCAGGGCAGAAAATGTGTTAGGTGTTTCCGGACCAGCTCGTCAAACCTATAGGCCTCGCTCTGCAGCCTACCCATTGCCACCTCACAGACAAAATCACAGCAGTCGATATCTGGGACAGAGCTTTGAGAAATTGAAGCTAAACTGGGAACCCAATTCGGTTGCTATCTTATCTAAGCCCTATGACGGCAGGCCATCTTGTAACTATTGTGGAAACTGTAATAGAGGGTGCCCCAGGCGAGACAAAGGCAGTGTTGATGTAACGTTTCTTGCCAAAGCCCGCACTTATGAGAATTTGACAGTCAGAACAAATTGTACAGTGATTCAACTGATACAAGGGTCTGATAGCCGTATCCACTCGTTGGTATACGCCGATGAAAATGACGTGATTGTTAAGGTCAAAGTCAGCACTATTGTATTGAGTGCTGGACCAATCCAGACTCCGAGGCTCCTGCTTAGTTCAGCCTCGGAGCATGCACCGAATGGTATTGCGAATAGTTCTGGTCAGGTTGGGAAGAACTTAATGGAGACCTTGTCATTCGTCTCAAGCGCTATTGCATCGGAAAACATAGAGAGCTTTAAAGGGCTCCCCTCTGACCATATCTGTTGGACTTATAATAATCCTGACGCGGTTGAAGGTGCGATAGGTGGGTGCCGTTTCAGTATCACTGCGGCTGAAGCAGATTTTAATGGGCCGCTAAGCTACGCCAAGCGGGTTGCTGCTGGCTGGGGTCTTTTTCATAAGCAGCAGATGAAAGAGTACTTTGGCAAAGTTCTCTCTATAGGTGGTGTGGCAGAGAAGCTGCCAAATGCAGGTTCCTATGTGAGCTTGGACCCAAAAAAACGTGACAAATATGGCACGCCTTTACCTTTGATACACAGCGAAATAAGTGAAAATGATGCTAAATTGCTTTTGTTTATGCGTAATAAGTGTCGAGAAATACTGAGCACAGCAGGTGTGACCAAGGTTTTTGAAGAATTTAGCAGTTATGATTTCTTTAATTCGACGCAAACGCTAGGAACTTGCCGAATGGGCAATAATAAGAATGAGTCAGTGGTAGATGAATATTGTCGCAGTCATGATGTTCATAACCTCTACATTGTTGATTCAAGTGTTTTTCCCAGTAGCGGAGGGGGAGAGGCTCCTTCTCTGACTATTCAGGCCCTGGCACTCAGAACAGCAGATCATATTGCGCAAAATAAGCTTGAGATGTGTGAAATATCTTGA
- a CDS encoding GntR family transcriptional regulator, producing the protein MAIVHKTRTQLVAEAIREKILCGEIKAGEPLRQAALADELNVSRIPVREALLQLEAEGLVNFEAHKGATVTRLSAEQIDEIFDLRAILEAELLGHSIDNLTKRDLLEAEAILADLEDATDAGDTQLATGKLNAEFHSKLYSRAERPQTRELVDVYSKNSERYVRMHILLAGGLKTAPEEHRTLLKLCHEKDKAGACEFLKKHIIGAKDDIKALLLRLEQEAQ; encoded by the coding sequence ATGGCGATTGTACATAAAACTCGAACCCAACTGGTTGCGGAAGCGATCCGAGAAAAAATTCTGTGTGGCGAAATAAAAGCCGGTGAACCGCTGCGTCAGGCTGCGCTGGCTGATGAATTGAACGTTAGCCGTATCCCTGTCAGAGAAGCGTTACTGCAACTCGAAGCCGAAGGCCTGGTGAATTTTGAAGCTCACAAAGGGGCCACAGTCACCCGGTTGAGTGCCGAACAGATTGATGAGATCTTTGATTTACGCGCCATACTGGAAGCTGAGCTGTTGGGCCATTCGATTGATAATCTGACCAAACGCGACTTACTGGAAGCCGAAGCCATTTTGGCCGACCTTGAAGACGCGACCGATGCGGGTGATACCCAGCTTGCAACCGGTAAACTGAACGCCGAATTCCACAGTAAGTTGTACAGTCGTGCTGAGCGTCCTCAGACCCGAGAACTGGTCGACGTTTACAGTAAGAACTCAGAGCGTTACGTTCGTATGCATATATTGCTTGCCGGTGGCCTGAAAACGGCACCAGAAGAGCACCGCACTTTACTTAAGTTGTGTCACGAAAAAGACAAAGCCGGTGCCTGCGAATTTCTCAAAAAGCACATTATAGGCGCAAAAGACGACATTAAAGCTTTGCTCCTGCGCCTTGAGCAAGAAGCACAATAA
- a CDS encoding M24 family metallopeptidase encodes MKGIGYQNREAALAALTDMTRDVVAIKPEEYQQRIATAQAYMREHQIAAVYLNAGTNLKYFTGLQWYPSERMVGAILPAQGDVQFIVPFFEVGSIKDYQVIEGPMHTWQEEQSPYSLLVKVLNNLNILPDATLGIDESAAFFIADGIRQAGPALNLINAKCVTAHCRMHKSAGELALIQRAMDMTLAVHKAAASILHEGITTTEVEAFIDEAHRKVGATGNYFCIVLFGTATSFPHGVKDPQTLKQGDVVLIDTGCKLHGYLSDITRTYVFGEPTAHQRSMWQHEKNAQLAAFEAAQIGTPCGDVDFAARSYLAEQGLGPDYQLPGCPHRTGHGIGLDIHEWPYLVKDNPQPLAAGMCFSNEPMLVLPGEFGIRLEDHFYMTSNGPKWFTQPAQSIDDPFGLDN; translated from the coding sequence ATGAAAGGCATAGGTTACCAAAATCGCGAAGCGGCACTGGCTGCACTGACAGACATGACCCGGGACGTAGTTGCAATTAAACCAGAAGAATATCAGCAGCGTATCGCAACAGCGCAAGCCTATATGCGCGAGCATCAGATTGCCGCTGTCTATCTTAATGCAGGCACCAACCTGAAGTACTTTACTGGCTTGCAGTGGTACCCAAGCGAGCGTATGGTCGGGGCAATTTTACCGGCACAAGGCGACGTCCAGTTCATTGTGCCCTTTTTCGAAGTTGGCTCAATCAAAGACTATCAGGTCATTGAAGGTCCCATGCATACCTGGCAGGAGGAGCAGTCGCCTTACAGTTTGCTTGTCAAAGTACTGAACAACTTAAACATCTTACCCGATGCCACGCTGGGTATTGATGAAAGTGCCGCCTTTTTTATCGCTGATGGTATACGCCAGGCAGGGCCTGCACTTAACCTGATCAATGCTAAATGTGTCACGGCGCATTGTCGTATGCATAAATCTGCTGGTGAACTGGCTCTGATCCAGCGAGCTATGGACATGACGCTGGCCGTGCATAAAGCGGCCGCCTCGATACTCCATGAAGGGATCACTACAACAGAAGTAGAAGCCTTTATTGACGAAGCGCACCGTAAAGTAGGTGCAACAGGTAACTATTTCTGTATTGTGCTGTTTGGCACAGCGACCTCTTTTCCTCACGGTGTGAAAGATCCACAAACACTGAAACAAGGTGATGTCGTTTTAATAGATACCGGCTGCAAGCTCCATGGCTATCTGAGTGATATTACTCGGACCTATGTATTTGGTGAACCAACAGCGCATCAACGCAGCATGTGGCAACACGAAAAAAATGCCCAGCTCGCCGCATTCGAGGCCGCGCAAATTGGCACTCCGTGTGGTGATGTCGATTTCGCTGCCCGCAGCTATCTGGCCGAACAAGGCCTGGGGCCTGACTATCAGTTACCTGGCTGTCCACACCGCACCGGACACGGTATTGGACTGGACATTCATGAATGGCCGTATCTGGTAAAAGACAATCCTCAGCCGCTGGCGGCAGGTATGTGCTTTTCTAACGAACCTATGCTGGTCCTTCCGGGTGAATTTGGCATCCGATTGGAAGATCATTTTTACATGACCTCAAACGGACCAAAGTGGTTTACACAACCTGCACAGTCAATCGACGATCCATTTGGGTTAGACAACTAA
- a CDS encoding tetratricopeptide repeat-containing sulfotransferase family protein produces MTSIQQLHRSAISALNQGQLETAHQYLVKLLNASPDYADGYFLLGVINLQVGQLKKAIKLLEKALGLHSSDEYRAQLTKCYALQGELTLARQTAEQASPAALTRALDADTFGVALSHVGLHDDALAFFRQALKLTQSNAQYYYNFGVSAKFVGLFDDAEQAFEQALALDKDHHRAHFALSDLKKASTEHNHLTRLQSAFTRANTPESQLHLGHALAKEYQDLGEFDSAYHALKQGKAALHSARPFDHPSNDALFERIQALSTTSTVDPKAGHSSREPIFVLGMPRSGTTLVERILSSHSDVMSAGELQDFGISVKRLAQTTSQTVLDPLTLEQAYQCDPHQLGLTYLNATRVVTGSHAHFVDKLPFNFFYVDLIRRALPNAKIICLMRDPMDTCIGNFRQLFTINNPYYAYSLDLMDTARFYSRFYDLMQHWKQLHGEQFYMMQYESLVDDPQQEIAKLLDYCDLSWQDSCMHFHLNDAPVSTASKVQVREPLNRRAIGRWKRFAPHTDAAQQYLRQHGVLT; encoded by the coding sequence ATGACGTCTATCCAGCAATTACACAGAAGCGCCATTAGCGCACTCAATCAGGGCCAGCTAGAAACCGCCCATCAATACCTGGTCAAACTGCTCAATGCATCACCAGACTATGCCGACGGCTACTTTTTGCTCGGTGTGATCAACCTTCAGGTTGGGCAGTTAAAAAAAGCAATCAAATTGCTCGAAAAGGCGCTGGGACTGCATAGCAGTGATGAATACCGGGCTCAGCTGACTAAGTGTTATGCCTTGCAGGGTGAGCTAACACTGGCCAGACAAACCGCTGAGCAGGCAAGTCCTGCTGCGTTGACTCGTGCACTTGACGCAGACACGTTTGGGGTAGCACTGAGCCATGTTGGCCTGCACGATGACGCCCTGGCATTTTTCCGCCAGGCGCTCAAGCTCACTCAGAGCAACGCGCAATATTATTATAACTTTGGGGTCAGTGCTAAATTCGTTGGCCTATTTGATGATGCTGAGCAAGCCTTTGAACAGGCGCTGGCATTAGACAAAGATCATCACAGAGCACACTTTGCTTTGTCTGATCTAAAAAAAGCCAGCACAGAGCACAACCACCTGACCCGCTTACAAAGCGCCTTTACGCGGGCAAACACACCCGAGTCTCAGCTTCATCTGGGTCATGCTTTGGCAAAAGAATATCAGGATCTGGGTGAGTTTGATTCCGCGTACCATGCACTCAAACAGGGTAAAGCAGCATTACACAGTGCACGTCCCTTTGATCATCCAAGTAACGATGCCTTGTTCGAGCGCATTCAGGCACTCAGTACCACCAGCACAGTCGACCCAAAGGCTGGCCACAGCAGCCGCGAGCCCATTTTTGTGCTCGGGATGCCGCGCTCCGGCACCACGCTGGTAGAAAGGATCTTATCCAGTCACAGCGATGTGATGTCGGCCGGGGAACTACAGGATTTTGGGATCAGCGTAAAACGCCTGGCTCAGACCACCAGCCAGACCGTACTCGACCCGCTCACACTCGAGCAGGCTTATCAGTGCGACCCACACCAACTTGGGCTGACCTATCTGAATGCAACCCGGGTGGTTACCGGCAGTCATGCACACTTTGTCGATAAGCTGCCATTTAACTTTTTCTATGTTGATCTGATCCGCCGGGCGTTACCCAATGCCAAAATCATCTGCCTGATGCGTGACCCGATGGATACCTGCATTGGTAACTTCCGCCAGTTGTTTACCATCAACAACCCCTACTACGCTTATTCACTGGATCTGATGGATACCGCACGCTTTTACAGCCGCTTTTATGATCTGATGCAGCACTGGAAACAGCTTCACGGTGAGCAGTTTTATATGATGCAGTACGAATCTCTGGTTGATGATCCGCAGCAGGAAATCGCAAAACTGCTGGATTATTGTGATCTATCCTGGCAGGACAGCTGTATGCACTTCCACCTTAACGATGCGCCTGTGTCAACGGCCAGTAAAGTACAGGTACGCGAGCCGCTGAACCGTCGTGCTATCGGGCGTTGGAAACGCTTTGCGCCACATACAGATGCTGCACAGCAGTATTTGCGACAGCACGGTGTATTGACATAA
- a CDS encoding 4-hydroxyproline epimerase, producing MNKGTFFCIDGHTCGNPVRLVTSGHPQLEGATMSDKRQHFLAEFDWVRRALMFEPRGHDMMSGSFLYPPTTEDGDVAILFIETSGCLPMCGHGTIGTVTFALQQGLVTPKEPGRLRLDTPAGRVDAYYSMRDGRVEWVKLFNVPAFLAHRNEVISVPDIGELLVDIAYGGNFYIIVEPQGNFKGTQATSAAELLAMSPKVRDAVNAQIACVHPLDPTVCGASHVLWTGDPKQPDSSAANAVFYGDKAIDRSPCGTGTSARMAQLFAKGELQSGQDFVHESYIGSQFIGRIEGTTEIAGHSAILPSIQGWARITGHNCITVDDDDPYAFGFQVL from the coding sequence ATGAATAAGGGAACATTCTTTTGCATTGACGGGCACACCTGTGGCAACCCGGTAAGACTGGTCACCAGTGGGCATCCGCAGCTTGAAGGCGCAACTATGAGCGACAAGCGTCAGCACTTTCTGGCTGAGTTTGACTGGGTGCGCCGTGCGCTGATGTTTGAGCCGCGTGGTCACGACATGATGTCCGGGTCATTCCTGTATCCACCTACTACAGAAGATGGTGATGTAGCTATTTTGTTCATTGAAACGTCTGGCTGCCTGCCCATGTGTGGGCACGGCACCATAGGCACAGTGACTTTTGCGCTACAGCAAGGCCTGGTGACACCAAAAGAGCCGGGACGGTTGCGGCTCGATACGCCTGCGGGTCGTGTTGATGCTTATTATTCAATGCGCGATGGCCGGGTGGAGTGGGTCAAGCTGTTTAATGTTCCCGCATTTTTGGCACATCGGAATGAGGTGATCTCAGTCCCCGATATTGGGGAACTGCTGGTCGATATTGCCTATGGGGGTAACTTTTACATTATTGTTGAACCCCAGGGGAATTTTAAAGGCACACAGGCGACGAGCGCAGCCGAGTTACTGGCAATGAGCCCTAAAGTACGTGATGCCGTAAATGCACAGATTGCTTGTGTACACCCTTTAGACCCGACTGTATGTGGCGCCTCTCACGTGCTCTGGACCGGCGACCCAAAACAACCCGATTCCAGCGCTGCCAATGCGGTATTTTATGGGGATAAAGCAATAGACCGCTCACCCTGTGGAACCGGTACCAGCGCGCGTATGGCGCAGCTGTTTGCGAAAGGCGAATTGCAAAGTGGTCAGGACTTTGTCCATGAAAGCTACATCGGCAGCCAATTTATTGGTCGAATCGAGGGCACGACAGAAATAGCGGGTCACAGTGCCATCTTACCCAGCATACAGGGTTGGGCCCGTATCACAGGCCATAACTGTATCACTGTGGATGACGACGATCCGTACGCATTTGGGTTTCAGGTGCTTTAA
- a CDS encoding dihydrodipicolinate synthase family protein, producing MKVDWQGVYPAVTTQFNDDESINFETTKTMINTLIEEGVHGIIVLGTVGENCSLRAEEKRDVLRAAKEVVAGRVPVISGVAETTTALAVEFVRDAEEIGVDGYMVLPGMVYRSTEREAIHHYQQVARNTNLPVMIYNNPVTYGVDVSIEGMKVLSEEANIVSVKEATEDTRRISELFSAFGDRYVVFGGVDDIALESLMLGATGWISGLTNVFPRESVAIYKLAQQGRYEEARELWRWFLPLLRLDTIPTLVQCIKYAEQLAGRGSEVTRSPRLPLTEEEKAYVRRLYDEALTNRIDLSQFNLD from the coding sequence ATGAAAGTAGATTGGCAGGGTGTTTATCCCGCAGTAACGACCCAGTTTAATGACGACGAAAGCATTAACTTTGAAACCACCAAAACCATGATCAACACCCTGATTGAAGAGGGCGTGCATGGCATCATCGTGCTGGGAACAGTCGGTGAAAACTGCTCACTACGTGCAGAAGAAAAACGTGATGTATTGCGTGCAGCAAAGGAAGTCGTTGCCGGACGAGTACCAGTTATTTCTGGTGTGGCTGAAACCACGACTGCACTGGCCGTTGAGTTTGTGCGTGACGCAGAGGAAATCGGGGTCGATGGTTATATGGTACTGCCCGGGATGGTCTACCGTTCAACAGAGCGCGAGGCCATTCATCACTATCAGCAGGTAGCTCGTAACACAAACCTGCCTGTCATGATTTATAACAATCCGGTGACCTATGGCGTAGATGTGTCTATCGAAGGCATGAAAGTGCTGTCAGAGGAAGCCAACATTGTTTCAGTGAAGGAAGCGACTGAAGATACACGCCGGATCAGTGAACTGTTTTCTGCTTTTGGTGACCGTTACGTGGTGTTCGGTGGCGTGGATGACATCGCGCTTGAAAGCTTAATGCTTGGTGCAACGGGCTGGATCTCAGGTCTGACAAATGTATTCCCACGCGAATCTGTCGCTATTTACAAGCTGGCTCAGCAAGGTCGTTACGAAGAAGCTCGCGAGTTGTGGCGCTGGTTCCTGCCTTTGTTACGTCTGGATACTATCCCGACTCTGGTTCAGTGCATCAAGTATGCTGAACAACTGGCGGGTCGCGGCAGCGAAGTAACACGTTCACCACGCTTGCCACTGACCGAGGAAGAGAAAGCTTATGTGCGCCGTTTGTATGATGAAGCGCTCACAAACCGGATTGATTTAAGTCAGTTTAATCTGGATTAA
- a CDS encoding NAD(P)/FAD-dependent oxidoreductase: MTHSLQIAVVGAGVVGLCNALQLARQGHRVTLYDPAGIGEQCSRGNAGHFATEQVFPLADKALLPRLPMMLLDKLSPLRIDHKYLLKAFPWFSRFCLNMLPGRFKRHTRALRALNEAALPAFKQLLQEDFENNISMRGSLLTFEHDKIEQIRALQQKYQQQGVAVELLDRTQLFALEPDLDKRIQYALYFTQVGHTPDPYQLSQTLFQQFTALGGTFVKAKVDKIAPLNADTNDLQRAKIKVTTQSHGCHTFERLVVATGAWSKTLCTQLGYKLPIEAERGYHNMLPISSNLSRPVASADRQFIMTPMQGGLRLAGTVEFAGLDTQPNYERADMLLTHARALLEGSDTLVQGEHWMGPRPSLPDSLPVIGQAPDHPNIFFALGHQHLGLTQAAITSELIAQCIANQPTTLDIGPYSIARFQ, from the coding sequence ATGACACATTCACTTCAAATTGCAGTTGTGGGAGCCGGAGTCGTTGGCCTGTGTAATGCCTTGCAACTTGCCCGTCAGGGGCACAGGGTCACACTTTACGACCCGGCTGGTATTGGCGAGCAATGTTCGCGAGGTAATGCCGGCCATTTCGCAACAGAGCAAGTATTTCCGCTAGCAGACAAAGCCCTGCTGCCCCGCTTACCCATGATGCTGCTGGATAAGCTCAGTCCACTACGGATTGACCATAAATACCTGCTTAAAGCATTTCCCTGGTTTAGCCGCTTTTGCCTTAATATGTTACCGGGTCGGTTTAAACGCCACACCCGGGCACTGCGCGCGCTGAATGAAGCCGCCCTGCCAGCATTTAAGCAGCTCCTGCAAGAAGACTTCGAAAACAACATCAGCATGCGTGGCAGTTTGCTGACCTTTGAGCATGATAAGATTGAGCAGATCCGCGCTCTACAACAGAAATATCAGCAACAAGGCGTTGCCGTTGAGCTATTGGACCGCACTCAACTTTTTGCCCTTGAACCCGACCTGGATAAGCGAATTCAGTATGCCCTCTATTTTACTCAAGTCGGCCACACACCAGACCCTTACCAGCTGAGCCAAACTCTGTTCCAACAGTTTACCGCGCTTGGTGGCACCTTTGTTAAAGCCAAAGTTGATAAGATAGCGCCACTTAATGCAGATACAAATGATCTTCAGCGTGCAAAGATAAAGGTAACAACGCAATCACATGGCTGCCACACCTTTGAACGGCTCGTAGTGGCAACCGGGGCATGGAGTAAAACACTATGTACACAGTTGGGCTACAAGCTTCCTATTGAAGCAGAACGCGGCTATCACAATATGCTACCCATCTCCAGCAATCTCAGCCGCCCGGTTGCCTCGGCAGACAGACAATTTATTATGACCCCCATGCAAGGCGGTCTGCGCCTCGCAGGCACAGTGGAATTTGCCGGGCTGGACACCCAACCCAACTATGAGCGTGCGGATATGTTACTGACGCATGCCCGGGCTTTGCTTGAAGGAAGCGACACGTTAGTACAAGGCGAACATTGGATGGGTCCCAGGCCCTCACTCCCTGACTCTTTACCTGTTATTGGACAGGCTCCGGATCACCCAAACATCTTTTTTGCACTGGGGCATCAGCACCTGGGCCTTACTCAGGCCGCAATCACCAGTGAGCTCATCGCACAATGCATTGCAAACCAACCCACAACGCTGGATATTGGCCCGTACAGTATTGCGCGTTTTCAATAA
- a CDS encoding aldehyde dehydrogenase (NADP(+)), giving the protein MTLTGQSFIAGQWRGNTDNGQFFAFCPQTNERHHQPFFNADPGDLNASILAAQRAFKTYRRVSYSQRAVFLRKIGEQILALGDGLIETTMLETGLPRARLEGERMRTVNQLNAFAAVLEADLAPLALTRQDAADPDRAPMPKPATELRYLPVGVVAVFGASNFPYAFSTLGGDTAAALAAGCPVIVKSHTAHPGTSELMTRAIEQAIRDCQMPDGVFSMIQGTDYALSHQLVGAADVKAVGFTGSLNVAKALLETIHQREEVIPLYGELGSVNPQIILPDYADEQGSVLAKSLAQSLLMGNGQFCTSPGLWLIPHGHTELESSAMSAINAAPSDTLLTPRILDSFNKAMVALKHNAHVELLASGEQSQAFHANAHLFACEAEDFIQDASLHEEVFGPSALIVRYRDEAQLLRVVEQLEGQLTASVHATKAEMAVQETLLDELSYKVGRLIFGQMPTGVEVCCSMNHGGPYPSSTDVRSTSVGTQAMTRFLRPLCVQS; this is encoded by the coding sequence ATGACTTTGACAGGACAGAGTTTTATTGCCGGGCAATGGCGCGGTAACACAGACAATGGGCAATTTTTTGCGTTTTGCCCGCAAACCAATGAGAGACATCATCAGCCATTTTTCAATGCAGATCCTGGCGACCTGAATGCCAGTATTTTGGCCGCACAACGTGCATTTAAGACGTACCGGCGCGTGTCTTATTCGCAGCGCGCGGTTTTTTTACGCAAAATTGGGGAACAAATCCTGGCGCTGGGTGATGGCCTGATTGAAACCACCATGCTGGAAACCGGCCTGCCAAGAGCGCGTCTGGAAGGTGAGCGAATGCGTACGGTAAATCAGTTGAATGCTTTCGCAGCTGTGCTGGAAGCGGATCTTGCGCCATTGGCACTGACGCGTCAGGATGCCGCTGATCCGGATCGTGCTCCAATGCCCAAGCCAGCAACCGAACTACGCTACCTGCCTGTTGGCGTGGTGGCCGTATTTGGTGCATCTAACTTCCCTTATGCTTTTTCAACCTTAGGTGGTGATACCGCAGCCGCACTGGCTGCAGGTTGCCCTGTTATTGTGAAAAGCCACACTGCACATCCAGGTACCAGTGAGTTGATGACACGGGCTATCGAGCAGGCGATCCGCGACTGTCAGATGCCAGATGGGGTGTTTTCGATGATCCAGGGCACGGATTATGCGTTGTCTCACCAGCTGGTAGGGGCTGCGGACGTGAAAGCGGTGGGTTTCACGGGCTCTTTGAATGTGGCAAAAGCTTTGCTTGAGACCATTCACCAGCGCGAAGAAGTGATCCCGTTGTACGGCGAACTGGGCAGTGTAAACCCGCAGATCATCTTGCCCGACTATGCTGACGAGCAGGGCAGTGTGCTTGCAAAGTCTCTGGCGCAATCACTGTTGATGGGCAACGGTCAGTTTTGCACCAGTCCGGGCCTTTGGTTGATACCCCACGGGCATACTGAGCTTGAGTCAAGCGCGATGAGCGCAATCAATGCAGCACCCTCAGATACTTTGCTTACACCGCGCATTCTTGACAGCTTTAACAAGGCCATGGTTGCGCTGAAGCACAATGCCCATGTTGAGTTACTGGCAAGTGGTGAGCAGAGCCAGGCGTTTCATGCCAATGCACATCTATTTGCTTGTGAGGCTGAGGATTTCATTCAGGATGCCAGTTTGCATGAAGAAGTCTTTGGCCCCAGTGCCCTGATTGTGCGTTATCGAGATGAAGCTCAATTGCTGCGCGTGGTGGAACAATTAGAAGGCCAGCTGACTGCCAGCGTTCACGCCACCAAAGCGGAAATGGCGGTTCAGGAAACATTGCTGGATGAGTTGAGCTACAAAGTGGGCCGCCTCATCTTCGGCCAGATGCCAACCGGTGTGGAAGTGTGTTGTTCGATGAATCATGGCGGACCCTATCCATCGTCGACAGATGTGCGTTCGACGTCGGTCGGGACACAGGCCATGACGCGATTCTTACGCCCGTTATGTGTACAGAGTTAG
- a CDS encoding PQQ-dependent sugar dehydrogenase: MKKILNKIALSLLFISAQSVQAVEPQTIELTKSADNYQLDLVARGIQIPWGMVWLNDKELLVTDRSGQLRLIKQGKLQAKP, from the coding sequence ATGAAGAAAATACTAAACAAAATTGCGCTAAGCTTATTATTTATCTCTGCTCAAAGCGTTCAGGCTGTGGAGCCGCAGACCATTGAGCTGACAAAGAGCGCGGACAACTATCAGCTGGATCTGGTAGCCAGAGGCATTCAGATCCCCTGGGGCATGGTCTGGCTAAATGACAAGGAATTGCTGGTCACGGACAGGTCGGGTCAGCTCCGTCTGATCAAACAAGGAAAACTACAAGCAAAACCCTAA